A single window of Candidatus Nitrosotenuis cloacae DNA harbors:
- a CDS encoding sensor histidine kinase — protein MIGKISSTYVIPGFVGILILCGTFVIFYQFLQYQNEIRESNKEKFTGIIENTISRREGRIETIASSIVALYANSNEVEKAEFDNFVEMILGSNQEIYNVFTLSNNTITQSFPIKEYVGKDFDVTFPTYPTQIAGKNAMTVEFDINDELLLIIAVPFDYFVQEGVVTSNNYKIVLLSPIDDNVKLYSIEKSSDGIKYDTIFSEEELRDSITIEHQTSLFGHKIKQNYDLKYIIWDSSFGRQAAEQAVIVGVGTSLSIIIPILLIRSNLLRNQLREKSEILQKLNQELVNVEKSKDEFVTMIVHDLKNPLVPIQAYAEILLMQSLGSLNEKQIQRLQSIRNNALVLQKMIRDLLDANKLGLGKLRLDIQVHSLGEIIKNEISGLDLEFQKKGITTTFEVSEDVSCECDRSRIGQVINNILLNAIDFVNENTGKIEVSLKKDARIATILVKDNGVGIAKDKIDSVFVKFYQIQPNKQRKYGGTGLGLSVCKGIIENHNGRIWAESEGEGMGTEIHIEIPLKQPAGFPQNR, from the coding sequence TTGATAGGGAAAATATCCTCAACATATGTTATTCCAGGGTTTGTCGGAATTCTAATTTTGTGCGGAACTTTTGTTATTTTTTATCAATTTCTACAGTATCAAAACGAGATAAGGGAATCAAACAAGGAAAAATTCACAGGCATAATTGAAAACACGATATCACGCAGAGAGGGAAGAATAGAGACAATAGCATCCAGCATAGTTGCACTGTATGCCAATTCCAACGAAGTAGAAAAGGCAGAATTTGATAATTTTGTAGAAATGATACTTGGCAGCAATCAGGAGATTTACAATGTGTTCACGCTAAGTAACAACACCATAACGCAGTCATTTCCAATTAAAGAGTATGTGGGAAAAGACTTTGACGTCACGTTTCCCACATACCCAACCCAGATTGCAGGAAAGAATGCTATGACGGTTGAATTCGACATCAATGATGAATTGTTGCTCATCATAGCTGTACCGTTTGACTATTTTGTTCAGGAGGGAGTAGTTACCAGCAACAACTACAAGATTGTTTTGCTAAGCCCCATAGACGACAATGTCAAGTTATACAGCATAGAAAAATCCAGTGATGGGATAAAGTACGACACCATATTCAGTGAAGAGGAGTTACGCGATTCCATTACAATAGAGCATCAAACTTCGTTATTTGGTCACAAGATTAAACAAAATTACGATCTCAAATACATCATCTGGGATTCATCATTTGGGAGGCAAGCCGCCGAGCAGGCAGTGATTGTCGGAGTTGGCACTAGTCTGTCCATCATAATACCCATACTACTAATTCGATCAAACCTGTTACGAAATCAATTGCGCGAAAAGTCCGAGATTCTGCAAAAGCTCAATCAGGAGTTGGTAAATGTTGAAAAATCCAAAGACGAGTTTGTCACGATGATTGTACACGACTTGAAGAATCCCCTAGTACCGATTCAGGCATATGCGGAGATACTGCTGATGCAAAGCCTTGGTAGCTTGAATGAAAAACAGATTCAGAGATTACAATCGATAAGAAACAATGCGCTCGTACTACAGAAGATGATTCGGGATCTTTTAGACGCAAATAAGCTTGGGTTAGGCAAGTTACGATTAGACATTCAGGTCCACAGTTTGGGAGAGATCATCAAAAATGAGATCAGCGGCCTTGATTTGGAATTTCAGAAAAAAGGCATCACCACAACGTTTGAAGTGTCAGAGGACGTATCTTGCGAGTGCGACAGATCGCGAATAGGGCAGGTCATAAACAACATTTTACTCAATGCTATTGATTTTGTTAACGAGAACACCGGCAAGATAGAGGTCTCCCTGAAGAAGGACGCAAGGATTGCCACCATATTGGTTAAGGACAACGGTGTCGGGATAGCAAAGGACAAGATTGATAGTGTTTTTGTCAAGTTTTACCAGATACAACCCAACAAACAGCGCAAGTATGGTGGCACCGGACTTGGGCTTTCTGTTTGCAAGGGCATAATTGAGAATCACAATGGCAGGATTTGGGCAGAATCGGAAGGCGAGGGTATGGGTACGGAGATACACATAGAGATTCCGCTGAAACAGCCAGCAGGTTTTCCGCAAAATAGATGA